The DNA sequence GATCTGCCTCTCAAGTCCCAGGGCTTGTGACCTACCTTGAGAGGGTGCAAGTAGCGGAGTCCACGCAGGAAGGGTGGCCAGGCGGGGCCAGGCAACTCGTGGCCGAGCGTGCGGGTGAGGTGGGCTATGTAGCTGGCGGCGAGCACCAGCACATCCAACTTGGAGAGCTTGGTGTCGGGCGGCACGGCAGGCAGAGCAGCCTGCAAGGCCAAGAAGGCCTGGCGCAGCGTCCTGACCCGGCTCCGCTCCCGCGCGGCGTTCTCAGGACAGGCCTCACTCTGCACAAAGGGCCCCAGTGAGTGTGTGTGACTTGGACTCCCAACTGCCCTGACTTCTGAGAGCATTTGAGTGAAAGGTCTCCTGCCAGAGTAGGAGGGTGTCTAACAGCAGGCGCCAGAGGGCCTCTGCCCTCCTTTGTCATCTTCAGCCCTGCCCTGTTTCACAGCTGAGGAAATTGAGAGAAGGCCTGGGCAGGGGTCAGATGGCTGCAGGATGGCAGAGCTTGGCTCAGAACCCAGAGTCCTGTGTTCTCTCTACTACTCCACTCATGCCTCCTCAGAGCCTTTGTCCTAAGCCCAATCTGAATCCTGCTTATCAGAGTGCGCTGGGGCCAGGGGCAGTTCAGAGACACACCCTGTTTGGGAGGGCTGACCCTTGACCTAGCCAGGTCCTGAGACGACGAGGCTGCTgtgggaaagaggaaagacacAGAACCGGGGTCAAAGCACAAGGCTGAAGTCCCAGTCCTACCACTGGCTGCTGCTCAGTGACCTTGGGAAATTCACGTCCCTcttcctggcctcagtttcctcaagaGAAGTGAGTGAGTGCAGCTCAGAGAGCTCTGATCTATCCCATCCACCCAAAGCATGACACCTTGGAGTCTAAGGGGCCAGTGTCCCCTCTCTTGGGCAGGAACGGTAATACTGAGTGAGGCTCTGCCATCGGAGGTGGCATCTCCCCACCCTCCAACCCCTTCCTCCCTTGGACCCCTCTGCAGGTCCAGGATTTCCTTACCCTGCCAAGAGCCAGGCCCCCAGCCCTGGTCCCTCGAGGGCCAGGGGTAGCTCTGCTCCATCTCTGATTGCTCCAGCTTCTTTCTTCCCACGGGTCCTGCCTTGTCCTGCTGAGGCGGCTCCTCTTCCTGTCAGCGCCTGGCAGCAACCGTGCTTTGGCCTGAGTCTGGCTGTGGCCCACCCCTGGCATGGCTGGCAGCCCTCTGGCCTTCCTCTGTGACATGCCACCCCACTGGGTTATGGGGCTGCAGCCCACAGAGCAGAAACACAGTGCCTGAGGAGGCCCTGGACTCAAGCTAGCTGGCTTAGGCTGGTCATCCAGCCAGTAATGTCTACATCCGAGGAAGCAGGCGCCAACTCAGTCCTGTGTGCTCCCTGCTCTGGGAAAACCGCCCACCAGGCACAGCCCCCGCGAAAAGCCTCCGCCTGCCTCCCAACCCGGCTGAGAGGTGGGGGTGCTGGATGCTGGGAGTGGCCAAGCCTTGGGAGGAGGCCCATGCTGAAGAAGGCAGGAGGATAGTGGGGAAGGGAGCTCCTTTCCGGCCATGCCTAACCTCAACAGTGGTCCTATGGTGGACCTGTGACTTCAGCTTTGGAGCTCTGGTCCATGGAGAAGACTTGAACCTCCTTCCTCTGTCAGAAGACTGCCTGCATACATCCCTGAAAGGCCTTTCCTCCCCCGCCAATGAACGTGACATTCCAGCCACAGGGTGCGATTTGCCATGCCCTAAATATGCCTCCGATTTCTACTGTGCGTTTACATTTACCTTTCCATGCCCCAGAATACCTTCCTCCAGCTCCACCAGGAGGTACTGCCCATTCTTCAGGTCTCCGCCTTTCATTCATGAAGACCTCTTCAAATCCCGCAGGCCCAGAGTCCATGGGTTCCTTTGTGATTGGTAGGACCACAGCCTGGCTAGTTTCCCAACAGTTCAATGTTCATAgattactgtgtgccaggcactgtgctaagcatcttatttatttatcagaGCAaccttttaataaaaaaagagacTCAGTTTAGATGTGTGGGAACTGAGATATTGGGAagtgaaataacttgcccaatGTCAAATATCTGTTAAGTGGTGGGGTGGGATGAAAACCCAAGCCGTCAGTTGGACTTGGAAGGCTACCCCTCACCTGATGCTAGCCTGCCTCCCATAGGTTACTCACATGTCTGTCCCTGTGCTAGACATGAGGTCTCTGAAGGCAAGGACCATGGCATTCCTGAGTTGCATCACATCCTCCAAGAGCTAGTTAGGAGAAGGTGGGCTGAAGGAATCGCGAATCTGCCACAGCAGCCCCTTCTGTCTTTCAAGGACCTCTGCCTGTAGCAGAATCCAGTCTGCATGTCCCTTGTCCCCCATTCTTGAACCCCAGGGGAGATCAAATAAGTGAAGAGAAAGTAAAAAGGTGGATGAACAGTGAGAAAGATATGCAGCCCAtcacagagaaagggaaaaagaggccaggtgtggtggctcacgcctataatcccagcactttgggaagcggaggcaggcagatcatgaggtcaagagatggagaccatcctggccaacttgatgaaactctgtctttactaaaaatacaaaaaattagctggctgtggtggcgcgtgcctgtagtcccagctacttgggaggctgaggccagagaattgcttgaaccggagaggcagaggttgcagtgagctgagatcgcgcaaccacattccagcctgggtgacagagcaagacatcgaaagaaaagagaagagaagagaagagaagagaagagaaaaaagaaagatcagtAGAAACAACCTGCATGTCCATCAGTAGGGAAGTCATTAAATAAATTCTGGCATCTCCATACTATGAAATAATgtacaggaataaaaataatgacagacCTTTCTTAAATGAcatgaaaaactcttcaaaacaTAGAGTTGTGAAAAAAGCTAGTTGTAGATCAATATATACAGTAAGATCCCAGccgcataaaaaaaaaaacacaccaaaaaataaaaaatagaaatgtaaagttTTTTGTGCTTATGTGAACATATGAAAAAGGAGATGGAAAAGATGTGcatcaggccgggtgcggtggctcacgcccataattccagcactttgggaggccgaggcaggtggatcacctgaggtcaggagttcaaaactagcctggccaacatggcgaacccctgtctctactaaaaatacacaaattagccaggtgtggtggcaggtgcctataatcccagttactcgggatgctgaggcagaagaattgcttgaaccagggggcggagattgcaatgaaccgagatcacgccacttcactccagactgggcagaagagcgaaactccatctcaaaaaacaaacaaacaaacaacaacaacaacaacaacaaaacccaaaaattatccgggcatggtgatgcatgcgtgtactcccagatacttgggaggttgaggcaggaatcacttgaacccaggaggtagaggttacagtaggctgagatcgtgccactgcacttcagcctgggtgacaaagtgagactgtctcaaaataaaataaaataaaataaaataaaataaaataaaataaaagcagtgcAGCTACCCCTTTGCTCCCTCTTGGATCGCTcactctgggggaagccagctgctgTCGTGATAATATTCAAGCAGCCCTGTGGAGAGGCTCATAtagtgaggaactgaggcctctcACTGACAGCCACCACAACTTGCCACCCATGGGAGTGAGCCACCTCGGAAATGGATCCTCCAGCTCCAGTTTGACCtccagatgactgcagccctggctgtCGGTTTGAGTACAACccatgagagaccctgagccaagAACACCCAGCTAAATTGTTCTCGCCCGTAGAATTCCTGATTTATAGAAGCCAtagaagataataaatgtttattgctgtTTAAGTTTGGGGGTAATTTGGAAGCAGCTATAGATAACTAATGTAATATGTGTTACTGAAACCTGTGCATTGTtgtatgaataaattttaaatttacacaaATGATAATTGTATTAGCCAGGTGCaggggtgcatgcctgtgatcctagcttcTCAAGAGGTTGTTGGGGCAgaggggaagatcacttgagcccaggagttccaggttatagtgagctatgatcgcgccactgcactccagcctgggcaacagagatagaatctgactcaagcaatcctcccacctatcTTAAAATTACAGGTTTCAAGCAATTAGgtagaaaatcaataaggatacAGAAGACAtgggaaaccatcctggctaacacggtgaaaccccgtctctactaaaaaaatacaaaaattagccgggcgcggtggcaggcgcctgtagtcccagctactcaggaggctgaggcaggagaatggcgtgaacccgggaggcggagcttgcagtgagccgagatccggccactgcactccagcctgggggacagagcgagactctgtctcaaaaaaaaaaaaaaaaaaaaaaagacatgggaaACATTATAAACCTACTAAACCTAACAGACATCAAATAACACTCAACAACACAATACTACACATTCTTCTAAATTGCACATGGAAGATTCTCCAGAATGGATCACATGTTAGAGTCTCCAGAATGGAtcataaaacaatcctcaacgggcatggtggctcatgcctgtaatcccagcactttgggaggccgaggtgtgcagatcacctgaggttgggagttcaagaccagcctgaccaacacggagaaacctcatctctactaaaaatacaaaattaaccgggcgtggtggcacatgcctttaatcctagctacttgagaggctgaggcaggagaatcacttgtacccgggaggcggaggttgcagtgagccgagatagctccattgcactccagcctgggcaacaagagtgaaactccatctcaaaataaaataaaatgaataaaacaagccTCAGTAGATTTAAAAGGACTGAAGTCATACAAAGAATATTCTCCAACCAcaatagaattaaattagaaaccaaTAACAGAACTAACTTttggaaattcacaaatatacagaaattaaacaacacatccTTAAATAATCAGTAAGTTAAAGAAGATATtgcaaggaaaattagaaaatactttgagatgaatgtaaacaaaaacacaacataccaaaattatgagatacagctaaagcagtgaaaaagaaggaaaatttatagctgtaaatgcttatattaaaaaaaaaaaaaaaaggccaggcacagtggctcacgcctgtaatcccaggactttgggaggccgaggcgggcagatcacctgaggtcaggagtttgagaccagcctgcccaacatggcaaaaccccatctctactaaaaatacaaaaaaattagctgggtgtggtgtcaggcacctgtaatctcagctactcgggaggctgaggcagaagaatcacttgcaatgagctgagattgcaccactgcactccagccaagattgcgccactgacaagagcgaaactctgtctcaaaaaaaaaaaaaaaaagttagccaggtgtggtggtgcatgcctgtaatcccagctactttggagactgagacagaattgcttgaatccgggatgcggaggttgcagtgagctgagatagtgctgttgcattccagtctgggcaacaagagcaaaactctgtctcagaaaaaaaaaaagaaaaagaaaaacaatagagaaaattagcAAAACCACAAATTGGTTCTTTGGAAAGATCAACAGAATTGATAAAACTTTAGCTAGATTTACAAGGAATAAAGGAGAGGggacttaaataatttttttttttttttttttttttttggagacagagcctcattctgtcgcccaggctgcagtgcagtggcatgatcttggttcactgcaacctccgcctcccaggttcaggcgattctcctgcctcagcctcccgagtagctgggactacaggcgcacactaccacgcctggctaatttttgtatttttagtagagatggggtttcaccatattggccaggccagtcttgactcctgaccttgtgatccgcctgccttggcctcccgaagtgctgggattacaggcgtgagctaccctGCCCGgccttaaattattaaaataaagaattaaagagGGGAAATCACTACTGACCATACATAAATGAAAAGGATTTCAAGGAAATACTATGATCAACAGTATAGGCCAACAGATAATTTACATGAAACAATTTCCTAGAGAGATATAAagtaccaaaactgactcaagaagatataaaaaaatctgaaaagaaataaaacaagagatCAAATTAGTAACTTTAAaactttccacaaagaaaagcccagaaccagatggcttcactggtgaattccaccaaatattgaaataataaagaattaataccaaCCCTTCACAAACTCTACCAACAAATAGGAAAGAACActtccaactcattctatgattGTTCCCTGAAAAAAACTGTATATGTAAAGTGACCCTCAAATGCTGAAGGAGCCGAGAAGCCAAAGAAGGCAGACAAATCCAGTTTGTCAGTATAGGGTGATTAATTAGGAGGAACTTACAGATGGAAGCATGGTCTTGGGTGGCTGCAAGACAAGTAGATCTCTGAACCTCAACCCCCAAGACCCAGGGCTTATATCATGGGGGAAAATAGACACATAGTCTGGAAGGAATGTGTAGGTGGCTCAGAGAAGGCTGCAGGCATCACACCCTATGACAGATGCCACAGCACCAAGGGTTGTTTTGGAGAAAAGGCAAAATTTACAAAGAATAGGTGTTCCTACATAAAGAGTAATACATCAGTTAGATATTTTGGAGTCATTCCCAGACTCAGGGTTAGTCAGAAGTTACATGACagattagcatttaaaataaagtcactctTGTCCCCACAATAATGTCAGTTTTACACCAAAATCAAAGACctcacaagaaaactacagaccaatatcccttatgaatatttacacaaaaatcctaaacaaaacactaacaaacag is a window from the Macaca mulatta isolate MMU2019108-1 chromosome 13, T2T-MMU8v2.0, whole genome shotgun sequence genome containing:
- the TCF23 gene encoding transcription factor 23 isoform X1; amino-acid sequence: MSQRKARGLPAMPGVGHSQTQAKARLLPGADRKRSRLSRTRQDPWEERSWSNQRWSRATPGPRGTRAGGLALGRSEACPENAARERSRVRTLRQAFLALQAALPAVPPDTKLSKLDVLVLAASYIAHLTRTLGHELPGPAWPPFLRGLRYLHPLKKWPMRSRLYAGGLGYSDLDSTTASTPSQRTRDVEVGSQVPGEADALFSAMPLSPALGDK
- the TCF23 gene encoding transcription factor 23 isoform X2; the encoded protein is MSQRKARGLPAMPGVGHSQTQAKARLLPGADRKRSRLSRTRQDPWEERSWSNQRWSRATPGPRGTRAGGLALGRSEACPENAARERSRVRTLRQAFLALQAALPAVPPDTKLSKLDVLVLAASYIAHLTRTLGHELPGPAWPPFLRGLRYLHPLKKWPMRSRLYAGGLGYSDLDSTTASTPSQRTRDVETVIHA